A portion of the Vanessa atalanta chromosome 14, ilVanAtal1.2, whole genome shotgun sequence genome contains these proteins:
- the LOC125068734 gene encoding cation channel sperm-associated protein 1-like, translated as MKYHIFLGLFAVAAAYPGIIHQEAPQHAESFDHQGLIGESGHHHQVQHEHAKSHQSIKFEHFHPVPVYVKKEHSHLLKHPLEKGKSEQNLKQIHPETQHSHGGGLVLEDHRLDTEHLAASLGHGGFEHGGLEQGSLEQGSLEHAGLQHGGYEQQGGFEHYAGSYEGGEGLKAYAEVQEPEYQGHFYPEHSQGLSGASGEGYKFEHY; from the exons ATGAAGTACCAT ATTTTCTTGGGACTCTTCGCCGTGGCGGCTGCCTATCCAGGTATTATCCATCAGGAAGCACCACAACATGCGGAGAGCTTCGACCACCAAGGCCTTATTGGCGAGTCTGGACACCATCATCAAGTTCAACATGAACATGCAAAGTCACACCAATCTATCAAATTCGAGCACTTCCACCCCGTTCCAGTGTATGTCAAGAAAGAACACAGCCATCTTCTTAAGCACCCTCTTGAAAAGGGAAAATCTGAACAAAATTTGAAACAGATTCACCCTGAAACTCAGCACAGCCACGGTGGTGGTCTTGTCTTGGAAGACCACAGACTGGACACTGAGCACTTAGCTGCTAGTCTTGGTCACGGTGGTTTTGAACATGGTGGCCTTGAGCAGGGATCTTTGGAGCAAGGGAGCTTAGAACACGCTGGTCTTCAGCATGGTGGTTACGAACAGCAGGGAGGTTTTGAGCATTACGCTGGCAGTTACGAAGGCGGCGAAGGCTTAAAAGCATACGCTGAAGTACAAGAGCCTGAATATCAGGGTCATTTCTATCCCGAACACTCTCAAGGGCTCTCAGGCGCCAGTGGAGAGGGTTACAAATTTGAGCACTATTAA
- the LOC125068914 gene encoding protein regulator of cytokinesis 1-like produces MITLTEDVGKLFNEVLHEISQNIRHMMEELWLNWSHLGVDDSTKVSNIIKLKQIEKEFHKDVISETRQKLIIMQSQVDKLKEETEELSRCLSVDITILDFKEEMMLVDYKRELEEQIAGYREQMEQRRKKMKRLVEWQRDLTEKLGVTTHELQEIPLPSEDELDKLKDHLEVLQAERDKRAELFLNTQAEIKDIMDKLQIKPQSKFEQTVVTSLSVDFKVTDYNMDRLAKLKQDLQEKYDQTNNRVLELRERLTKLWDCLEEDYIYRDNFLQAHPGCHPATETALKEEIKRCDQIKRQKIAVFVANVRTKIKLMWDNVMYSTQEREEFLHYYQDIFTEDTLTLHELYLDRITKYYNDNKHIFELVVTRKNLWLKMTELEARASEPGRYHNRGGQLLREEKERKTIVSNLPKIEAQIRDLVTEYESKTGNTFTVDGKPLLQLIQDEWEIRKAERHNKLSARKQALTPTTPLFRSLATSPLGKRNRTAAGLAATAEKNRPPNKRQLITGSAAKAVTTLSSNLSALKRSAISTVKRRISGRLAARAVAEGKGEHAKRKLDYGGEGKKTPKATFNGSILKHKRTSLGRRRSGGRRSTGGALSGESRATDPLMETTLLTTYTDFKDGINEKQISRSSMANNKGHEVNLPTIVFQTLEERKETPKKTLKTNPTPLTPKIGKENIQHVNMPMTPKSNLLCTPTRLTRSALKLNNDGFATPRAPLSANKVNLQRQNTATSMSLKTTPNNVSRSKSHSHLMRAKNFPPLI; encoded by the exons ATGATCACGTTAACTGAGGATGTCGGCAAGCTATT CAATGAGGTTCTTCATGAAATATCTCAGAATATTCGTCACATGATGGAAGAACTTTGGCTTAACTGGTCTCATTTGGGCGTGGATGACAGTACAAAAGTTAGCAATATAATCAAACTGAAACAGATTGAGAAGGAGTTTCATAAAGATGTGATATCGGAAACCAgacaaaaacttataataatgcAAAGTCAAGTAGACA AGTTAAAAGAAGAAACAGAAGAACTAAGCCGATGTCTATCGGTGGATATAACAATATTGGACTTCAAAGAAGAAATGATGTTAGTTGATTACAAGAGAGAATTAGAAGAGCAGATAGCTGg ATATAGAGAGCAAATGGAACAGCGTCGCAAGAAGATGAAAAGGCTTGTTGAGTGGCAGAGGGACCTTACTGAAAAACTTGGTGTCACAACTCATGAGCTACAAGAAATACCTTTGCCCTCTGAAGATGAATTGGATAAGCTCAAAGATCACTTGGAAGTCCTGCAAGCCGAGAGGGACAAGAGAGCAGAATTGTTTCTAAACACACAAGCtgaaattaaagatattatgg ataagttGCAAATAAAACCACAAAGTAAGTTTGAGCAAACTGTTGTAACATCTCTATCAGTGGACTTTAAGGTTACTGATTACAATATGGATCGCCTGGCAAAGTTGAAACAAGATCTGCAAGAGAAGTATGACCAAACTAACAATCGG GTTTTAGAATTGCGAGAGAGACTAACTAAACTTTGGGACTGTTTGGAGGAAGACTATATTTATCGTGATAACTTCCTACAAGCACATCCTGGTTGTCACCCTGCTACGGAAACAGCACTAAAGGAGGAAATAAAGAGATGTGATCAAATTAAAAGACAAAAGATTGCG GTGTTTGTTGCAAATGTCCGTACAAAGATAAAGTTGATGTGGGACAATGTAATGTACTCAACCCAAGAGAGAGAGGAATTTTTGCATTACTACCAGGATATATTCACCGAAGATACCCTCACCTTGCATGAACTATATTTGGAtagaattactaaatattacaatgatAACAA GCATATCTTTGAGCTGGTAGTGACACGCAAGAATCTATGGTTGAAAATGACTGAATTGGAAGCACGTGCTTCCGAGCCTGGCCGGTATCACAACCGTGGAGGGCAATTACTGCGAGAAGAGAAGGAACGGAAGACAATAGTTAGCAAT ttaCCTAAAATCGAAGCACAGATTCGAGACTTGGTCACTGAATACGAGTCTAAGACAGGCAACACCTTCACTGTGGATGGAAAACCTCTTTTGCAGTTGATACAAGATGAGTGGGAGATTAGAAAAGCG GAGCGTCATAACAAGCTGTCGGCTCGCAAGCAGGCGCTCACCCCTACCACCCCACTGTTCCGATCGCTTGCAACTTCCCCTCTCGGCAAACGCAATCGCACAGCTGCTGGCTTAGCCGCCACCGCCGAGAAGAACAG ACCCCCCAACAAGCGTCAACTCATCACGGGCAGCGCTGCCAAGGCCGTCACCACTCTCTCCTCCAACCTGTCCGCGCTCAAGAGATCCGCTATATCGACTGTAAAGAG ACGCATCAGCGGGCGGCTGGCGGCGCGCGCCGTGGCGGAGGGCAAGGGGGAGCACGCCAAGCGGAAACTAGACTACGGCGGGGAGGGCAAGAAGACTCCGAAGGCCACCTTTAACGGCAGCATTCTCAAACACAAGCGAACC TCGCTCGGTCGTCGTCGCAGCGGCGGTCGGCGGTCGACTGGCGGTGCGCTGTCAGGCGAATCTCGCGCCACAGACCCGCTCATGGAGACCACGCTTCTCACCACATACACTGACTTCAAG GACGGCATTAACGAAAAACAGATCAGTCGAAGTTCGATGGCTAACAACAAAGGCCACGAAGTAAACTTACCGACTATCGTTTTTCAAACATTAGAAGAAAGAAAAGAGACcccaaaaaaaactttaaaaacgaATCCCACTCCACTGACGCCTAAAATCGGAAAGGAGAACATACAACACGTGAATATGCCGATGACGCCTAAGAGTAATCTCCTCTGTACGCCCACGAGACTAACTCGATCCGCATTGAAGTTGAATAACGATGGTTTCGCGACCCCCCGAGCTCCCCTCAGCGCGAACAAAGTGAACCTTCAGAGACAAAACACAGCCACCAGTATGTCCTTAAAGACGACTCCAAACAACGTTAGCCGGTCTAAGTCGCATTCACATTTAATGCGAGCCAAAAACTTCCCACCCCTCATATGA
- the LOC125068984 gene encoding cilia- and flagella-associated protein 61-like, whose product MSIFFDFKVGNGTNGRRFRRAVEGDKHDIELIINLKHTERLFDNVDIGKLIELSTLSICMINNKKEVIGFMALCDHPNINGVDPSDWETWIRNLFQKYYLSRNTLFIHFMCCIDAVMDIFIEEAFVSIFRNDVYLLNIVLVPKINNGTENLMYLYTAIRNDFCPKLKIRRAVEEDNDDIVSILGKNCPKLQEMYGEFYISEIIGRHPEMDRTIIVADYQDQAVGVMCLNTKMNYNLLQNTYELGPLHGLRKLTALEKEKYKRSNTLLNTFGEPIMIGKWSPFHDLQPDMDEVNVAPSIKKEHGKRTKTHSKVNFDRKSAMRKSFDHFYYRKQYSEDSERELNSPTPSTATNPSFVNYLLDDDPFDYEIVNIDNRLLTVPEVLSSEFLLPNTEDEGPRHSRLMQIQDRVKRRTSILRNKSNQDNKLQTFAGDPNAFMIELLGFREDVDETQAFHLLEAAFEIMKEYDYCVIRVPCKDKSFHLLEHFCFVPIKEETSTDYALYVAHRSSVLSKLRVRRAELIDVPQIAQLLRSLDGKETLWTVENTIIHKSDLQCFVLLSGVTLIGVGILEKPEQIDFIRIKFNLDSHRIHKYHTSQGLDCGLVTLKAVLVYPVFEPHYRFFARDMIRLSGSNAMMWLTAYRNKWVTHKANSLAASMVPLMPRSSKIVYISTPELRRIRKLSNTVMAFSSWFISKKLTSVPKVNINARILIVGASRTAMAFLNTLLFSDSCSYLFFTNVTLVSPNGLPYTRKTNPLSEMMFQKYYTNSDKYLKSVPYTYYVNVIQGTMVEIDKRKKHIHLSNGRKCDYDFLFLLFGKQYQHPDYLKSIFKRKKDMRSGKLPQYTRLDIPQPRLEPGVINYTPANVFIINTITDANKALDFVRTLSWLNADYKILVYGASKHVYCCLATLIEMKIPTENIIFIEPFPSLHIRKMRVSLFCNSYVDKTVCELLDNLIIKVYRSYYFHAWHMDVDNLVTQVDFLSQFHLLQLKCSALFYYGTRGVNEQAFFAINKSGMAYDGGILIDHQCRTKDPSIYAAGPATRYYRRYYAEAMRQKYYDAYEVGAKLGSQIRDLLDPLFKETPMELGKTGKGSIKCVSFDSSSINTKETDDISESINTKTSYQSSDLEEFQKIPTFKKPHVTQFMLPGGLQYLEVRSPGMKVPHHYVQSLQYNGIVMETFKNGYFKLRMSNDLIVDGITCLTPEKISLENFKNLYGLSSTVLNNVHLRYTAKKLDNFYEFFQDPWACFLYHDQADELFAMIKEILPKGQKQGETLAETMRIVGDSSSKQSFKFHTKMKIRSSFEKSPHVEAVTDYVLEWLSENDVLLPMYLQPWQTSQYNYDLDHNPAFRNRKNTIVKMLSKIF is encoded by the exons ATGTCTATATTTTTCGACTTTAAAGTAGGAAACGGTACAAACGGTAGAAGGTTCAGAAGAGCTGTAGAAGGTGATAAGCATGATATAGAGTTGATAATAAATCTCAAACATACTGAACGGCTCTTTGATAATGTTGATATCGGGAAATTAAT AGAATTATCAACTTTGTCAATAtgcatgataaataataaaaaggaagTAATAGGGTTCATGGCGCTTTGTGACCATCCCAACATAAATGGAGTCGATCCTTCGGATTGGGAAACATGGATACGAAATCTATTTCA aaaatattatttatccagAAATACTTTGTTCATACATTTCATGTGTTGTATTGATGCCGTCATGGATATTTTCATCGAGGAAGCTTTTGTATCGATATTCCGTAATGACGTTTATCTTTTAAACATCGTGTTGGTC ccaaaaataaacaatggtACCGAAAATCTTATGTACCTTTACACTGCGATACGCAATGACTTTTGCCCTAAACTAAAAATACGTCGAGCggt AGAAGAAGACAATGATGATATCGTAAGTATTCTGGGCAAAAATTGTCCCAAATTACAAGAAATGTATGGCGAGTTTTATATAAGTGAAATTATCGGGCGCCATCCAGAAATGGATAGAACAATAATTGTTGCTGAT taccAAGACCAAGCAGTTGGAGTCATGTGCCTGAACaccaagatgaattataatttgctgCAAAATACTTATGAACTTGGACCCCTTCACGGTCTTCGAAAACTGACAgctttagaaaaagaaaaatataagcgATCGAATACTTTACTAAATACTTTTGG agaGCCAATAATGATAGGAAAATGGAGTCCATTTCATGATCTGCAGCCAGATATGGACGAAgttaatgtt GCGCCGTCAATAAAGAAAGAACATGGCAAAAGAACTAAAACGCACAGTAAAGTTAATTTTGACCGGAAATCAGCTATGCGGAAAAGTTTCGATCATTTTTATTACAGGAAACAATATTCCGAAGACAGCGAAAGGGAACTAAATTCTCCAACACCATCAACTGCAACCAATCCATCATTTGTGAATTACCTTCTAGATGACGATCCCTTTGATTACGAAATTGTTAATATCGATAATCGTCTTTTGACTGTACCAGAAGTACTGTCTTCAGAATTCTTATT gcCTAATACAGAAGATGAAGGACCTCGGCATTCTCGTCTAATGCAGATTCAAGATAGAGTGAAgc GAAGAACTTCTATACTTAGAAATAAAAGCaaccaagataataaattgCAAACATTCGCTGGTGATCCGAATGCTTTTATGATCGAATTGTTGGGATTTAGAGAAGATGTGGATGAGAC ACAAGCCTTCCATTTGCTAGAAGCGGCATTTGAAATTATGAAGGAATACGATTATTGCGTTATTCGGGTGCCGTGTAAAGACAAGAGTTTCCATTTACTTGAGCATTTCtgt tttgtTCCCATTAAAGAAGAAACTTCAACAGACTACGCTCTTTATGTTGCTCATCGGAGTTCTGTGCTCAG caaATTAAGGGTTCGTAGGGCAGAATTAATCGACGTACCTCAAATTGCTCAACTCTTGAGGAGTTTAGACGGAAAAGAGACATTATGGACTGTAGAAAATACTATTATTCACAAAAGTGACCTACAGTGCTTCGTGTTACTGAGTGGCGTCACACTTATCGGTGTTGGTATATTAGA gaaacCAGAACAAATAGATTTcattcgtattaaatttaaCCTGGATTCGCATCGGATCCACAAATACCATACCAGTCAAGGTTTGGACTGCGGCTTAGTCACACTAAAAGCTGTTTTAGTGTATCCCGTATTCGAACCTCATTATAGGTTCTTCGCCAGAGATATGATAAGGCTTTCTGGATCGAACGCTATGATGTGGTTAACTGCATATAGAAATAAATGG gtAACACATAAAGCGAATTCATTAGCTGCTTCTATGGTTCCTCTTATGCCGAGAAGttcaaaaattgtttatatatcaaCGCCAGAACTAAGACGGATCCGCAAACTTTCCAATACTGT aatGGCATTTAGTAGCTGGTTTATAAGCAAGAAGTTAACAAGTGTTCCAAAAGTCAATATTAACGCTAGAATTCTTATCGTTGGAGCTTCGAGAACTGCTATGGCATTTCTTAATACGCTGCTTTTCAG TGATTCGTGTTCTTATTTGTTTTTCACTAACGTGACTCTAGTATCGCCCAATGGTTTGCCATACACGAGAAAAACAAATCCACTCTCTGAAATGATGttccaaaaatattacacaaattccgataaatatcttaaaagcGTTCCATATACGTATTATGTGAATGTCATTCAAGGGACAATGGTCGAGATTGATAA AcgtaaaaaacatatacatctATCAAATGGTCGCAAATGTGATTatgattttctatttttactatTTGGAAAGCAATATCAACATCCGGATTACTTAAagtctatatttaaaagaaaaaaggatATGAG gagCGGAAAGCTACCTCAATATACTCGTCTTGATATACCACAGCCTAGATTAGAACCAGGCGTTATTAATTATACTCCGGCTAACGTTTTCATAATAAACACGATAACAGATGCCAACAAAGCACTCGACTTTGTCCGGACATTAAGTTGGCTGAATGCGGATT ATAAAATACTCGTATATGGTGCTTCGAAACACGTTTACTGTTGTTTGGCaactttaattgaaatgaaGATACCAActgaaaacataatttttatagaaCCTTTTCCATCTTTACATATTAGAAAAATGAGGGTGTCgttattttgtaattcttat GTAGATAAAACCGTGTGCGAACTTCTAGATAATCTGATAATCAAAGTTTATCGTTCTTATTATTTTCACGCTTGGCATATGGATGTTGACAATCTAGTTACTCAAGTTGATTTCCTCTCGCAATTTCATCTGTTACAACTAAAATGCTCTGCCCTATTTTATTATGGAACCCGAGGTGTTAATGAGCAAGCGTTTTTTG CTATTAATAAGAGCGGTATGGCATATGATGGCGGTATTCTAATAGATCATCAGTGTAGGACAAAGGATCCCTCAATTTATGCCGCCGGACCAGCCACCAGATATTATAGAAGGTACTATGCTGAAGCAATGCGTCAAAAATATTACGATGCCTACGAAGTTGGAGCCAAG CTTGGCTCTCAAATAAGGGATCTGTTAGATCCACTTTTTAAAGAAACACCTATGGAGCTAGGAAAGACAGGAAAAGGTTCAATAAAATGTGTCAGTTTTGATTCGTCTTCAATAAATACGAAAGAAACTGATGATATTTCGGAATCAATTAATACTAAAACATC TTATCAATCAAGCGATTTGGAAGAATTTCAAAAAATTCCAACCTTTAAAAAGCCGCATGTTACACAATTCATGCTTCCTGGTGGTCTTCAATATTTAGAGGTGCGTTCGCCAGGGATGAAGGTTCCTCATCATTATGTACAATCCTTGCAGTATAAT ggTATTGTGATGGAAACTTTTAAAAATGGGTATTTTAAACTTCGCATGTCAAATGATCTTATTGTTGACGGAATCACATGTTTGACTCCAGAAAAAATATCGctcgaaaattttaaaaatctctaTGGTCTCTCCTCAACTGTTCTGAATAATGTTCATTTGCGATATACT GCAAAGAAATTGGATAATTTTTACGAATTCTTCCAAGATCCTTGGGCCTGCTTTTTATACCATGACCAAGCAGACGAATTATTTGCTATGATTAAAGAAATACTTCCTAaa GGACAAAAACAGGGCGAAACTTTGGCAGAAACTATGAGGATTGTAGGAGATAGCTCAAGTAAACAG TCATTTAAATTCCATACTAAGATGAAGATTCGATCTAGTTTTGAAAAGTCGCCTCACGTGGAAGCTGTAACTGATTATGTATTAGAATGGTTGTCAGAAAACGACGTCCTACTGCCTATGTACCTTCAGCCGTGGCAAACGAGCCAATACAACTATGATTTGGATCACAATCCAGCTTTCAGGAacagaaaaaatacaattgtcaAAATGTTatctaagattttttaa
- the LOC125068985 gene encoding uncharacterized protein LOC125068985, protein MANIKSNKPLVLNDLLIQNVNTWGNVYYNIPLRHSNNETRTGTSIAHRYIPAIPHSLDCKIDDPLPERVTGRDMVVEKESYKTTTGEYCVKPNPNKAMERSDCAINCRRVIFMTGVEKKLQSKNIVQPIMISEMKDNFRGIVAPPTAPPEIDVKSPDPEYIFDVVASGRNEVPVISDSDGGFRRLLDPYLTSYRACNRPFTVDEQYGIAAKDQITFYSEFNVPKVRGFGPRHKEIWMPLTAKVHRNVYDRIHVKKEYKEVAACHNPVNNIKGVFVSETKKKYKLPFASSSLASWGHGEMFDLAPFPPNPYQTNMAPFMYCSDYCHIAQGTPPYTVIDQYKHYRKPHKPCVKKFMVSRDFVP, encoded by the exons atGGCTAATATAAAATCCAATAAGCCACTCGTTCTAAATGATCTACTTATACAGAATGTTAACACATGGGGCAATGTATACTATAACATTCCGTTAAGGCACTCAAACAATGAAACCAGAACGGGTACAAGTATAGCACATCGATACATACCAGCAATACCGCATAGCTTGGATTGC AAAATTGATGACCCACTGCCCGAGCGAGTGACTGGACGAGACATGGTGGTAGAAAAAGAATCATACAAAACTACTACTGGTGAATATTGTGTGAAACCTAACCCGAATAAAGCGATGGAAAGATCCGACTGCGCCATCAACTGTCGCAGAGTGATCTTCATGACCGGCGTCGAGAAAAAG TTACAAAGTAAGAACATAGTACAGCCAATTATGATATCGGAAATGAAAGATAATTTTAGGGGAATCGTTGCACCGCCCACAGCACCTCCAGAGATCGATGTTAAGTCACCAGAtcctgaatatatttttgac gtagtTGCATCTGGTCGAAATGAAGTTCCTGTAATATCAGATAGTGATGGTGGATTCCGCAGACTACTTGATCCTTATTTGACAAGTTACAGAGCTTGTAACAGACCTTTCACTGTGGACGAACAATACGGAATCGCTGCTAAAGATCAGATCACATTTTATTCGGAATTTAATGTACCAAAg GTACGAGGTTTTGGTCCTAGACATAAGGAAATATGGATGCCGTTAACCGCTAAGGTACACAGAAATGTCTATGATAGAATTCACGTGAAGAAGGAATATAAAGAAGTGGCAGCTTGTCATAATCctgtcaataatattaaagg AGTTTTTGTATCGGAAACGAAGAAGAAATACAAACTACCATTTGCTTCATCTTCCCTCGCTTCTTGGGGCCATGGAGAGATGTTTGACTTGGCACCTTTCCCCCCTAACCCTTATCAAACGAATATGGCTCCTTTCATGTATTGCAGTGATTACTGCCATATTGCTCAAGGCACCCCGCCTTATACGGTTATCGACCAATATAAGCACTATAGAAAACCACATAAGCCATGTGTTAAGAAATTTATGGTGTCCAGAGATTTTGTACcataa